A DNA window from Ctenopharyngodon idella isolate HZGC_01 chromosome 8, HZGC01, whole genome shotgun sequence contains the following coding sequences:
- the lhx2b gene encoding LIM/homeobox protein Lhx2b isoform X2 has product MNCTGLEVRLTEILGCRSDGNTCYSVSSAATMLFHGLPGGEMHGVMEEMERRGKSDSATISSAIDMGETETNMPSISGDRVALCAGCGGKISDRYYLLAVDKQWHMRCLKCCECKLNLESELTCFSKDGSIYCKEDYYRFSVQRCARCHLGISASEMVMRARDLVYHLNCFTCTTCNKMLTTGDHFGMKDSLVYCRLHFESLIQGDFPTHFNHTDVAPNKGLGSTGPLGLSYYNGVNTVQKGRPRKRKSPGPGADLAAYNAALSCNENDGDPMDRDSQYSTSQKTKRMRTSFKHHQLRTMKSYFAINHNPDAKDLKQLAQKTGLTKRVLQVWFQNARAKFRRNLLRQENTGVDKASDGSTMPGGTPSGPASEISNASMSPSSTPTTLTDLTNPTMPTVTSVLTSVPGSLDVHECRSPSQSTLTSLF; this is encoded by the exons ATGAACTGCACAGGGCTAGAAGTGCGTCTCACGGAAATCTTGGGTTGCAGATCTGACGGAAACACGTGCTATTCGGTCTCATCTGCGGCAACGATGCTTTTCCACGGTCTGCCTGGAGGCGAGATGCATGGTGTTATGGAAGAAATGGAGCGGAGAGGAAAGAGCGATTCGGCGACTATCAGCTCGGCCATAGATATGGGGGAAACAGAGACG AACATGCCTTCCATCAGCGGGGACCGGGTGGCTCTGTGTGCGGGCTGCGGAGGCAAGATCTCGGATCGCTATTACCTGCTCGCCGTGGACAAGCAGTGGCACATGCGCTGTCTGAAGTGCTGCGAGTGTAAACTCAACCTGGAGTCTGAGCTCACCTGCTTCAGCAAAGACGGAAGCATCTACTGCAAAGAAGACTATTACAG GTTTTCGGTGCAGAGATGTGCCCGGTGCCACCTCGGGATCTCGGCCTCGGAAATGGTCATGAGGGCCAGGGATTTGGTGTACCACTTGAACTGTTTCACCTGCACGACTTGCAACAAAATGCTGACGACTGGGGACCACTTCGGCATGAAAGACAGTCTGGTGTACTGCAGGCTACACTTTGAATCGCTTATCCAGGGAGACTTCCCCACGCATTTCAATCACACGGATGTAGCGCCTAATAAAGGACTGGGCAGCACGGGCCCTCTAGGACTGTCTTATTATAACGGCGTGAACACGGTGCAGAAGGGCCGGCCCCGAAAGAGGAAGAGCCCTGGGCCCGGAGCGGACTTGGCTGCTTATAATGCAG CTTTGAGCTGCAATGAGAATGATGGCGATCCGATGGACAGAGACTCGCAGTACAGCACCAGCCAGAAGACGAAGCGCATGAGAACGTCATTTAAACACCATCAGCTGAGGACCATGAAGTCGTATTTTGCCATCAACCACAATCCTGACGCCAAGGATCTGAAACAGCTGGCCCAGAAAACCGGTCTCACCAAGCGCGTCCTACAG GTCTGGTTCCAAAACGCTCGGGCCAAATTCAGACGAAACCTCCTGCGTCAGGAGAACACGGGTGTGGACAAGGCCTCGGACGGGTCGACCATGCCTGGAGGAACACCGTCCGGACCCGCCTCGGAGATCTCCAACGCCTCCATGAGCCCGTCCAGCACCCCTACCACCCTCACAGACCTGACGAACCCCACAATGCCCACCGTAACCTCCGTACTGACCTCCGTGCCAGGCAGCCTGGACGTTCACGAATGCCGGAGTCCATCGCAGAGCACCTTAACCAGCCTCTTCTGA
- the lhx2b gene encoding LIM/homeobox protein Lhx2b isoform X1, with the protein MNCTGLEVRLTEILGCRSDGNTCYSVSSAATMLFHGLPGGEMHGVMEEMERRGKSDSATISSAIDMGETETNMPSISGDRVALCAGCGGKISDRYYLLAVDKQWHMRCLKCCECKLNLESELTCFSKDGSIYCKEDYYRRFSVQRCARCHLGISASEMVMRARDLVYHLNCFTCTTCNKMLTTGDHFGMKDSLVYCRLHFESLIQGDFPTHFNHTDVAPNKGLGSTGPLGLSYYNGVNTVQKGRPRKRKSPGPGADLAAYNAALSCNENDGDPMDRDSQYSTSQKTKRMRTSFKHHQLRTMKSYFAINHNPDAKDLKQLAQKTGLTKRVLQVWFQNARAKFRRNLLRQENTGVDKASDGSTMPGGTPSGPASEISNASMSPSSTPTTLTDLTNPTMPTVTSVLTSVPGSLDVHECRSPSQSTLTSLF; encoded by the exons ATGAACTGCACAGGGCTAGAAGTGCGTCTCACGGAAATCTTGGGTTGCAGATCTGACGGAAACACGTGCTATTCGGTCTCATCTGCGGCAACGATGCTTTTCCACGGTCTGCCTGGAGGCGAGATGCATGGTGTTATGGAAGAAATGGAGCGGAGAGGAAAGAGCGATTCGGCGACTATCAGCTCGGCCATAGATATGGGGGAAACAGAGACG AACATGCCTTCCATCAGCGGGGACCGGGTGGCTCTGTGTGCGGGCTGCGGAGGCAAGATCTCGGATCGCTATTACCTGCTCGCCGTGGACAAGCAGTGGCACATGCGCTGTCTGAAGTGCTGCGAGTGTAAACTCAACCTGGAGTCTGAGCTCACCTGCTTCAGCAAAGACGGAAGCATCTACTGCAAAGAAGACTATTACAG AAGGTTTTCGGTGCAGAGATGTGCCCGGTGCCACCTCGGGATCTCGGCCTCGGAAATGGTCATGAGGGCCAGGGATTTGGTGTACCACTTGAACTGTTTCACCTGCACGACTTGCAACAAAATGCTGACGACTGGGGACCACTTCGGCATGAAAGACAGTCTGGTGTACTGCAGGCTACACTTTGAATCGCTTATCCAGGGAGACTTCCCCACGCATTTCAATCACACGGATGTAGCGCCTAATAAAGGACTGGGCAGCACGGGCCCTCTAGGACTGTCTTATTATAACGGCGTGAACACGGTGCAGAAGGGCCGGCCCCGAAAGAGGAAGAGCCCTGGGCCCGGAGCGGACTTGGCTGCTTATAATGCAG CTTTGAGCTGCAATGAGAATGATGGCGATCCGATGGACAGAGACTCGCAGTACAGCACCAGCCAGAAGACGAAGCGCATGAGAACGTCATTTAAACACCATCAGCTGAGGACCATGAAGTCGTATTTTGCCATCAACCACAATCCTGACGCCAAGGATCTGAAACAGCTGGCCCAGAAAACCGGTCTCACCAAGCGCGTCCTACAG GTCTGGTTCCAAAACGCTCGGGCCAAATTCAGACGAAACCTCCTGCGTCAGGAGAACACGGGTGTGGACAAGGCCTCGGACGGGTCGACCATGCCTGGAGGAACACCGTCCGGACCCGCCTCGGAGATCTCCAACGCCTCCATGAGCCCGTCCAGCACCCCTACCACCCTCACAGACCTGACGAACCCCACAATGCCCACCGTAACCTCCGTACTGACCTCCGTGCCAGGCAGCCTGGACGTTCACGAATGCCGGAGTCCATCGCAGAGCACCTTAACCAGCCTCTTCTGA
- the lhx2b gene encoding LIM/homeobox protein Lhx2b isoform X3, with translation MPSISGDRVALCAGCGGKISDRYYLLAVDKQWHMRCLKCCECKLNLESELTCFSKDGSIYCKEDYYRRFSVQRCARCHLGISASEMVMRARDLVYHLNCFTCTTCNKMLTTGDHFGMKDSLVYCRLHFESLIQGDFPTHFNHTDVAPNKGLGSTGPLGLSYYNGVNTVQKGRPRKRKSPGPGADLAAYNAALSCNENDGDPMDRDSQYSTSQKTKRMRTSFKHHQLRTMKSYFAINHNPDAKDLKQLAQKTGLTKRVLQVWFQNARAKFRRNLLRQENTGVDKASDGSTMPGGTPSGPASEISNASMSPSSTPTTLTDLTNPTMPTVTSVLTSVPGSLDVHECRSPSQSTLTSLF, from the exons ATGCCTTCCATCAGCGGGGACCGGGTGGCTCTGTGTGCGGGCTGCGGAGGCAAGATCTCGGATCGCTATTACCTGCTCGCCGTGGACAAGCAGTGGCACATGCGCTGTCTGAAGTGCTGCGAGTGTAAACTCAACCTGGAGTCTGAGCTCACCTGCTTCAGCAAAGACGGAAGCATCTACTGCAAAGAAGACTATTACAG AAGGTTTTCGGTGCAGAGATGTGCCCGGTGCCACCTCGGGATCTCGGCCTCGGAAATGGTCATGAGGGCCAGGGATTTGGTGTACCACTTGAACTGTTTCACCTGCACGACTTGCAACAAAATGCTGACGACTGGGGACCACTTCGGCATGAAAGACAGTCTGGTGTACTGCAGGCTACACTTTGAATCGCTTATCCAGGGAGACTTCCCCACGCATTTCAATCACACGGATGTAGCGCCTAATAAAGGACTGGGCAGCACGGGCCCTCTAGGACTGTCTTATTATAACGGCGTGAACACGGTGCAGAAGGGCCGGCCCCGAAAGAGGAAGAGCCCTGGGCCCGGAGCGGACTTGGCTGCTTATAATGCAG CTTTGAGCTGCAATGAGAATGATGGCGATCCGATGGACAGAGACTCGCAGTACAGCACCAGCCAGAAGACGAAGCGCATGAGAACGTCATTTAAACACCATCAGCTGAGGACCATGAAGTCGTATTTTGCCATCAACCACAATCCTGACGCCAAGGATCTGAAACAGCTGGCCCAGAAAACCGGTCTCACCAAGCGCGTCCTACAG GTCTGGTTCCAAAACGCTCGGGCCAAATTCAGACGAAACCTCCTGCGTCAGGAGAACACGGGTGTGGACAAGGCCTCGGACGGGTCGACCATGCCTGGAGGAACACCGTCCGGACCCGCCTCGGAGATCTCCAACGCCTCCATGAGCCCGTCCAGCACCCCTACCACCCTCACAGACCTGACGAACCCCACAATGCCCACCGTAACCTCCGTACTGACCTCCGTGCCAGGCAGCCTGGACGTTCACGAATGCCGGAGTCCATCGCAGAGCACCTTAACCAGCCTCTTCTGA